A window from gamma proteobacterium SS-5 encodes these proteins:
- a CDS encoding NAD(P)(+) transhydrogenase (Re/Si-specific) subunit beta encodes MELSANTQALAYLVSAVLFIFALKGLTHPRTARRGNFLGMAGMAIAIIATLMGANISSYGFIVAGVAAGAVIGSVVAFRVQMTAMPQLVAALHSFVGMAAVLVALGTFINKRAAGELNGVLMGELSAGIIIGAITFTGSVIAFGKLQGILSGAPVKFNGQHALNAVLGLATLVLGVHFALTGSISSLVLMTLLAFVIGVTLIIPIGGADMPVIVSMLNSYSGWAAAATGFTLHNNLLIIVGALVGFSGAILSYIMCKAMNRSIINVVFGGFGSGDGGGDSGAGLAAQKGVKSAAVEDAVYWMEDANKVIIIPGYGMAVAQAQHSLKEMMQLLEARNVEVKFAVHPVAGRMPGHMNVLLAEADIPYENVLEMDDINPEFPSCDVALVVGANDVVNPAAKTDPSSPIYGMPILEAAKARQVFFLKRSMRPGYSGVDNLLFYQDNCSLVFGDAKDTIEGMVNALKGAGH; translated from the coding sequence ATGGAACTGTCTGCCAACACCCAGGCCCTGGCCTATCTGGTCTCCGCCGTTCTGTTTATCTTCGCCCTCAAGGGCCTGACCCATCCGCGCACCGCGCGGCGGGGCAACTTTCTGGGCATGGCCGGCATGGCCATCGCCATCATCGCCACCCTGATGGGGGCGAACATCAGCTCCTACGGCTTTATCGTGGCCGGCGTGGCGGCGGGCGCGGTGATCGGCTCGGTGGTGGCCTTCCGCGTACAGATGACCGCTATGCCGCAGCTGGTGGCGGCGCTGCATAGCTTTGTCGGCATGGCGGCGGTGCTGGTGGCCCTGGGTACCTTCATCAACAAGCGTGCCGCCGGTGAACTCAACGGGGTGCTGATGGGCGAGCTGTCGGCCGGCATCATCATCGGTGCCATCACCTTTACCGGCTCGGTGATCGCCTTCGGCAAGCTGCAGGGTATCCTCAGCGGCGCGCCGGTCAAGTTCAATGGCCAGCACGCCCTCAACGCGGTGCTGGGCCTGGCTACCCTCGTTCTGGGGGTGCATTTTGCCCTGACCGGCAGCATCAGCTCCCTGGTATTGATGACCCTGCTGGCCTTTGTCATCGGCGTCACCCTGATCATCCCCATCGGCGGTGCCGACATGCCGGTGATCGTCTCCATGCTCAACTCCTATTCGGGCTGGGCGGCGGCGGCCACCGGCTTTACCCTGCACAACAACCTGCTGATCATCGTCGGTGCCCTGGTGGGTTTCTCCGGTGCCATCCTCTCCTACATTATGTGCAAGGCGATGAACCGCAGCATCATCAACGTGGTGTTCGGCGGTTTCGGCTCCGGCGATGGCGGTGGTGACTCGGGTGCCGGTCTGGCGGCGCAGAAGGGGGTCAAGTCGGCGGCGGTGGAGGACGCGGTGTATTGGATGGAGGATGCCAACAAGGTCATCATCATCCCCGGCTACGGCATGGCCGTGGCTCAGGCCCAGCACTCCTTGAAGGAGATGATGCAGTTGCTGGAGGCGCGCAACGTCGAGGTCAAGTTCGCCGTGCACCCGGTGGCCGGGCGTATGCCGGGGCACATGAACGTACTCCTGGCCGAGGCCGACATCCCCTATGAGAACGTGCTGGAGATGGACGACATCAACCCCGAATTCCCCAGCTGTGACGTGGCCCTGGTGGTAGGGGCCAACGACGTGGTCAACCCGGCAGCCAAGACCGACCCCTCAAGCCCCATCTACGGTATGCCGATCCTGGAGGCGGCCAAGGCGCGGCAGGTGTTCTTCCTCAAGCGCTCCATGCGGCCGGGCTACTCCGGGGTAGATAACCTGCTGTTCTATCAGGATAACTGCTCCCTGGTGTTCGGCGATGCCAAGGACACCATCGAGGGTATGGTGAATGCGCTCAAGGGCGCGGGACATTAA
- a CDS encoding nucleotidyl transferase AbiEii/AbiGii toxin family protein — MKIGDLLQALNNVQVDYVLVGGLAVQMHGFLRATIDIDLVLAMNEANLERFIQVAQGFNLVPVVPVPLAALKDKTQVEEWYQHRNMLAFALREPAATGMVVDVMIRPEPPFEKLLADATKAQLFGQDVWIASIEDLISMKLKANRPKDHLDIEALRKILRGEDPNA, encoded by the coding sequence ATGAAGATTGGGGATCTGCTTCAGGCACTGAACAACGTCCAGGTGGATTATGTACTGGTGGGTGGCCTGGCGGTGCAGATGCACGGATTTTTGCGGGCCACCATCGATATCGATCTGGTTTTGGCCATGAATGAAGCCAATCTGGAACGATTCATCCAGGTGGCCCAGGGCTTCAACCTGGTTCCGGTGGTCCCTGTGCCCCTTGCTGCATTGAAGGATAAGACCCAGGTCGAGGAATGGTACCAGCACAGGAATATGCTGGCCTTTGCCTTGAGGGAGCCTGCGGCCACAGGCATGGTCGTAGATGTAATGATCAGGCCTGAGCCGCCATTCGAGAAGCTGTTGGCCGATGCCACAAAGGCACAACTCTTTGGGCAGGATGTCTGGATTGCCTCTATCGAAGATCTTATCAGCATGAAACTCAAGGCCAACCGTCCCAAGGACCACCTGGATATAGAGGCCCTGAGGAAGATCCTGCGCGGAGAAGACCCCAATGCCTGA
- the pseG gene encoding UDP-2,4-diacetamido-2,4,6-trideoxy-beta-L-altropyranose hydrolase codes for MSSPAQVIFRVDASPRIGTGHLMRCLALAELFLDQGHDCTLAYAQCPPTLLQRAQRTGLGTLALSGTDPQSRLQALRAQLLVLDGYQFTPAYRRQLAQLAEATLALDDAQDDRPLYASHVLNSSPQARPEDYRRRAPQARLLLGMEYAPLRQEFLRLARPDPVAAPDPAAAPGRILISLGGSDILNLGPALARLLLDRQPGLHIDLVMGAAATSGKEQAQRLAKDYPQRLSLHQDSQQMARLMQQADLAITAAGSTLLELAYMALPGLALVVADNQAPALRPPYSDWFQVRDLRQRPDPETLGQWVLGQLNPPQRLGQKRQLLRQLAIAKNTRMIPERVLTQS; via the coding sequence TTGTCCAGCCCGGCACAGGTCATATTCCGCGTCGATGCCAGCCCCCGCATAGGCACCGGGCACCTGATGCGCTGCCTGGCCCTGGCGGAGCTGTTTCTGGATCAGGGCCATGACTGCACCCTGGCCTATGCGCAGTGTCCGCCGACCCTGCTGCAACGGGCGCAGCGCACCGGCCTGGGCACCCTGGCCCTATCCGGCACGGACCCGCAATCCCGGCTGCAGGCCCTGCGGGCGCAACTGCTGGTCCTGGACGGCTATCAGTTCACCCCGGCCTACCGCCGCCAACTGGCCCAGCTGGCCGAGGCCACCCTGGCCCTGGACGACGCCCAGGACGACCGCCCCCTGTACGCCAGCCATGTACTCAACAGCAGCCCCCAGGCCAGGCCCGAGGACTACCGCCGACGCGCCCCCCAGGCCCGGCTCCTGCTGGGCATGGAATACGCCCCACTGCGCCAGGAATTCCTGCGCCTGGCACGGCCCGACCCAGTCGCTGCCCCGGACCCCGCAGCGGCACCCGGACGTATCCTGATCAGCCTGGGCGGCAGCGACATACTCAACCTGGGCCCGGCCCTGGCCCGGCTACTGCTGGACAGGCAGCCTGGGCTGCACATCGATCTGGTCATGGGGGCGGCCGCGACAAGCGGCAAGGAACAGGCCCAGAGGCTGGCCAAGGACTATCCGCAGCGGCTGAGTCTGCACCAGGACAGCCAGCAGATGGCCCGGCTGATGCAGCAGGCGGACCTGGCCATCACCGCTGCCGGCTCCACCCTGCTGGAGCTGGCCTACATGGCCCTGCCGGGCCTGGCCTTGGTGGTTGCCGACAACCAGGCCCCGGCCCTGCGACCACCCTACAGCGATTGGTTTCAGGTCCGGGACCTGCGCCAGCGGCCTGACCCGGAGACACTCGGACAATGGGTTCTGGGGCAGCTGAACCCGCCGCAACGACTAGGGCAAAAACGCCAGCTGCTGCGCCAGCTGGCAATCGCCAAGAATACAAGGATGATCCCCGAGCGGGTGCTGACCCAATCCTGA